The Acidimicrobiales bacterium genomic interval TTCACCGGCATCGACAACGCCGGCGGAAGCCACGCCAAGACGCCGGCGTGGCTGGTGATCGGCAGCCACCTGCGCCTGCTCAGCGAGGGTCCCGGATCGCCGCCGGACTACGGCTACGGCGTCACCGCGTTCAGCGACGATCTAACGCAGCCGTGGGTGTCGGGCCGCATCCAGCTCGTCCAGCGACCCTTCGCCTACTGATGTCCCGACGGGGGGGTCAGGCGGCGGGCGACGCGCGGAGGCCGAGGCGGCGGTGCACGACGTTCGTGAGCAGCTTGCCGCCGATGAGGTAGCCGAGGCTGAGGGCGATGGCGCCGCCGAGGGCGTCGGTCCAGTAGTGGTTGGCCGTCACCACGATGCAGAACAGCGTGATGAACGGATACAGACCCATGAGGATCTTGCCCCACAGCGGCTTGATCATCGGCACGAGCACCAGGGCGCACCACGACGACCACGCGAAGTGCAGCGACGGCATGGCCGCATACTGATTCGAGATCTTCGCCATCGTCCCCGAGTCAAACGACCACAGCCCGCCGATCTTCTGCAGCGTGTCGACGAAGCCGTAGTGCAGGCCGTGGTCGGCCAGCAGGCGCGGCGGCATCAGCGGGTAGGTGGCGAAGCCGAGCAGGGCGATGGCGACGGTGACCGCCAGCGTGTTGCGCCACACCGGGTAGCGGTGCGGCGCTCGCTTGAACATCAGCGTGATGGCGATGATCGTGACGATGAAGTGCGCCGAGCCGTAGAACACGTCCCAGAACTGGATGAACCAGTGCGCCCCGATGAAGGCGTGCTGGATGCGGTGCTCCTGGAACAGCCCGAGGTCCTTCTCGAACCGAATGACCTCTTTGGCGTGGTGCAGCGCCGCCGTGGTCGAGTTGTCGGACAGGCCGAGGTTCCGCACGGCGGTGTAAACGCCGTAGAAAATGCCGATCGTCAGCAGTTCCCGCCACCAGAACAGGCGCGGAACGACGGGTTCGTCGGTGGTGGGTTCGACAGTGGCAGTAGTCATGCGGCGTCTGCCGAAACTTTACGGCGGGAACTGCCCGCGGCGAACGCGGGCGCGCCGATCAGGCTGACGATCAGCATCGAGCAGTAGTAGATGAGGCCGAGGCCGATGGCCTGCTCCTTGGTGACGCCGAGCGGGTGCAGGAACAGATACAGCGCCCCCTCACGCACGCCGAGGCCGCCGACGGTGAGCGGCAGCGTCTGCAGGATGGCCA includes:
- a CDS encoding phosphatase PAP2 family protein translates to MTTATVEPTTDEPVVPRLFWWRELLTIGIFYGVYTAVRNLGLSDNSTTAALHHAKEVIRFEKDLGLFQEHRIQHAFIGAHWFIQFWDVFYGSAHFIVTIIAITLMFKRAPHRYPVWRNTLAVTVAIALLGFATYPLMPPRLLADHGLHYGFVDTLQKIGGLWSFDSGTMAKISNQYAAMPSLHFAWSSWCALVLVPMIKPLWGKILMGLYPFITLFCIVVTANHYWTDALGGAIALSLGYLIGGKLLTNVVHRRLGLRASPAA